Below is a window of Candidatus Sericytochromatia bacterium DNA.
CTGGCCAGTGAAGACCAGCGATCAAGGTGGCGCTGGCGTTGACGTCCGTCAGTTCGAAGCGTCGGACGCGCCCGCCCTGGGTGCCATTGCCGCCTTCAGCCACGTACAGGTAATTGCTGTCCGCCACGATATCGGTGACGCGTTCGAGACCTCCGAGGACGGGGATGATGATCGGGGACGCTGACATGATCACCCTGGTGACGTGGTTCGCGTCGGCCACAAAGAACTCGCCGCTGGACTTCTCCGCGATGCGATGGACCGCAGACGCCACCAGGGCCTCTCCGTCAAGATTGCGGGGAATCCCCAGGGCATACTGGTAATGCGGGTGGTAGCCGCTATAAGCCGGCGGACTGGCATCGAACGTGGGAGTGGCCCCAGGGTTGGCATCCAGGTAGACCAGGCTCGTGTCCAACGTGCCCGTGAAGGCGAAACGCTGCGGCTTGGCCGCGTTGTAGGGGGCGCCAAACCGCAGCAGCGATACCCCCGTCGGGCTCTTGAACAGGTTGCGGAAGGGGGCCGTGAGGTCGACCCAGAAGCCGGCCGGCGGCGTGGTGGGCGGCGAACTTCCACCACCCCCGCCGCCACCCCCACCGCCGCCACCCGCGGCGGGCTTGGGCGTCGGAGTCGGCGTGGGCGTGGGGCTGGGCGTCGGCGAGGCCAGCGGCAACAGGCTGCCTGAGGCCGAGGGGGTCGGCTCAGGGCTGCGCAACGTCTCCGAGGCGACAGGCAACGTCTCGACCCAGTCGTTGGGGGCCAGCGACGGCAGCGGGCTCTGCTGGGTCTCGACGGCCACCACCTGGGCGGCCTCGTTCAACAGGGTCAGGACCTGCTCGGCCACCTGCCGCAAGGGCGAATCCGGGGCGGCGATCGCCGTGATCACCTCCGGCGGCAGGCCGATCTCACCCTCGGGCTTGACCGCCGTCAACAACTGGTCGAGGAAGCGCTCCAGCACCTTGGCGGCCGCGGGCGAGAGGTTGCCCAGGTCAGGTGGCCCCGCCACGGCCCCGGGCGCGCCACCGGACTCGCCGCCGGCGGAGGCGACCAGCTTGACCAGGGTTTGCTCGGCCGCCAGCTTGGCCTTTTCATAGGCTTCCAGCAGGAAGGGCAGGGCGTTCAGCGAGATCGCCTTGGTCTGCGGCAGGCTCAGCTGGGCCGACAGGGCCTTGATGCGCTTGAGAAAGGCCGCCAGGGCCAGTGTGGTGGCCGGGTTCAGCGCCACGAAGGCGGCCTCCGCCTGCAGCACCCGATAGGCCTGTTTCTGCTGGTGCCCCGCGAAGGCCAGCGCCGACAGCGTCCGCCCGTCCTTCGTGGCCGAGATGCGCAGGGGCGTAC
It encodes the following:
- a CDS encoding Ig-like domain-containing protein; the protein is MGLGHPGGVRAGTLAVTVALSACNFGPSSPPAPTTSVAPAARSPLTLSAATELLAGKATSGTAPFAAAAVQVRRIDDDRLLGTATTGSDGSFQVFLDPMLKAGTPLRISATKDGRTLSALAFAGHQQKQAYRVLQAEAAFVALNPATTLALAAFLKRIKALSAQLSLPQTKAISLNALPFLLEAYEKAKLAAEQTLVKLVASAGGESGGAPGAVAGPPDLGNLSPAAAKVLERFLDQLLTAVKPEGEIGLPPEVITAIAAPDSPLRQVAEQVLTLLNEAAQVVAVETQQSPLPSLAPNDWVETLPVASETLRSPEPTPSASGSLLPLASPTPSPTPTPTPTPKPAAGGGGGGGGGGGGSSPPTTPPAGFWVDLTAPFRNLFKSPTGVSLLRFGAPYNAAKPQRFAFTGTLDTSLVYLDANPGATPTFDASPPAYSGYHPHYQYALGIPRNLDGEALVASAVHRIAEKSSGEFFVADANHVTRVIMSASPIIIPVLGGLERVTDIVADSNYLYVAEGGNGTQGGRVRRFELTDVNASATLIAGLHWP